The Flavobacterium sp. 1 genome contains the following window.
GCAGATCTATGCAAAGGTTTTAGAACAGAAACTTAGTGAGGACATGCGAAATCTTGAACAGCGAATATCAGCAAAAATATAGAGACAAAAAACAAAGGGTTTTAATATTTAAAGGCGGTGGATAATAACCGCCTTTTCTCCTATACTTAGAGATGAACCAAATCATTAATCATTTTTTTCCATCATCATATTTTATTTAATAGGTAAAAGGAAGCCAAAATCGGTCAAAGCTGCGCAATTTCATTTCACAATAATATAGTGCCATTACTTTGTAACTAACCAATGGAACACCAACAAAAATATAGGTTGCTTGAGGTTATTTAATTTAAAAATGTGAAAGATGAATGTAGATCTGATTACAAAGGATGACCTTGAAAGATTTAAAAAAGAGCTATTAGAAGAAATTCGCAGATGCCAATTGTATCCGCGTAAACCTGGTCAGGAAACACGAGTATGGCTCAAAAGTTTTGAGGTACGTAAATTGCTAGGAATCTCCGCAGGAACCTTACAGAATCTACGGATCAATGGCACCCTTCCCTACAACAAGATAGGTGGCTTAATGTACTATCGTTATGAGGATATTCAAAAATTGATGGATGGGGTAAGTAATGTAAAATGAACCTTATAAAATTCGGTACACCAAGAGAATACTGTAACACAACAATACTGCCCCTTAATTTTAATTCTTTTAAGGCCCTTAACTTAAAGAACTTTGGTTTTTATCCCAACAAGAAATACAAATTTTGGGCAACTCAATTTAGCACATATACCAATCAAAATTACAGTTATGCCAAAGCGGCAAAAAAGGCATTATTGTCTAACAGATCCTATAGTGCAGCGCCGGGATATGATGTTCCAGATGTGACTTATGTTGTTGAACCAATAGAAGGACTTTGGTTATTGGCGATTGACGGCAATGTGTATATTGGAACCAAAAGAGCAAAACAATATAAGGTTTTAACGGAATTATTTTTTGAAAACCATAAAGAGAACAGTTCAATAGATAGGCCATTGCAAAATCAAATGCGCCTTTTTTTAATCATATTTGATAAGTTTAGTCACGGTACTCCAGCAAATCATTTTCAGATAGATTTAAACTCGGGAGCTATTCAAAATTTAGAAAAATAAATATACAGTCTCCGTTTTTAACTTTTTTTAGACAAAGACTAAAAACGGAGAATGAAAACCTGATGCTATTTCTTTTCTCCGTTCACAGGATTGTTACGAACATAAGTGCTATCATCGAATTTAATTTGGTAAGGCGAATCAAAAAAGCGACTTGGCAGATAATAATCGGTGGTAATGATTTGTGCTCCGGATGTTTTAGCGGCATTAAAATGGCTGTAATCATTGGCGCGAGCTTCTTTGGTATCTGCGTCAGCTCTGGTACGAATGAGGTATCCTTTTTTTACCAAATCAGGAATTGTTGCATCTTCAGGATTGTTTCTAAATAAAGTCGCAGCTTCTGGTTTTCCTGGATCGGCATTCACAAAAACGGCGCGACCTTTTAATGATGGATGGTTTAAAACATATAAATCTCTTTTGGCTCCATTATTATCTAAAATAAATAAAAACCTTCCTTGGGCTTTTTTTAGATCAGGCCAGTTATTGTGCAATACAGCTTCTTCTAAAGTTTTGTATTTCCCTCTTACCATATCTGGTGTAATCAATTTATCGGTTCCTAATTCTTTACGAATTACTTTGTCTAAAGCATCAAACAGTTGGGGAGTAAAATCTTCAGGTTTGGTTCCAAAAAAATTAGCTTCTCCATCTTTTGGTTCTAATGTGATAAAAATAGGAATATGATTTGGATTCGCCTCAGACCATTTTTTGAGTTCTTGCAAACAGATTTCAAAAGTTAGACAAGAAGTTCTAAAGTCAATGTCCGGCATATGAAACACTTTGAAACCTGGTTTTTGCATTAATCCTTTTGGATCATACGCTTCGTTTGCTTTTACAATATCCAATCCTTTTGGATGTGCATATTTACCGCCTTTACTATCAGCATATACATCGATTTCCAGATTTCGCAATCCTTTATTCAATTGCTCAGTAAGTCCAATATGTGTGTATTGCAAGCCTTTTAGAGAACGCGAAGTGTCTTTTGCTTGTATAATACTGTATAAATCAGTTTCGATAGCTTGTCGATAACTGTTGTGCGAACCAATAACTTGTAATTGATTTATTTTTTGATTATCACTTTGTGCATTGCTATGATAAGATAGAGCGCTAGCAATTAGACATGCAAACAGAATTCGTTTCATAAATTTAATTTTAAGGATTTGTAATAGGTAGAGTTTGAGGCAATGCAATTTCAGTGTACGCTTTAGCCAACTAAATTAAAAGCAAGAACCGTTTTTAAGGTTAGCTAAAGAAAAAGAAATCGCAAACCTATCATCATTTTTAATGAATAATTAGACATTCCTTAATTGAAAGATAACCTTAAGAAATAAAATATAGAAGTAACATTTTATTATTTTACATACCTTCAAATACCACAAATTTCACCTATGAAGAATACTGAAACTTTCGAGAAAATGTATACTGACTATTGGAAAAAGCTGAATACTTTTTCGTTCAAGATGACCCAGGATAAAGATTTAGCCCAAAATATTGTCCAAGATGTTTTTATTGACCTTTGGGAGCGACATAAGGATTTAGAAATTGTTGCTATAGAAGCCTATTTGTTTCGAGCGGTAAAGAATCAGGTTTTTAAACATTATCAAAATAATCGTTTTAATAAAACTATTATGGAAGATAAATTTGAAGATTATATTATTGACAATTTTTCTTCTGTTGAGCCTGAACTTGCGGATTTACTTTATGCATTACTAGAAAAATTGCCAGAAAAAAGAAAAGAGGTTTTGTTGATGAATAAAATTCAGGAGATGAGCATTGATCAAATCGCTGCTGAACTCGAAATATCCAAACAAACGGTCAAAAATCAACTTTCGGCAGCATTAAAACAACTGCGGGAAGGCTTGAAAGATTTAACTTGGATAACTCCGTATCTCATTATTTCCTATAAATTTTTTAAATAACTTTCTATTGATGTTTTCATAACATTTTTGGATAGTACGATTTTTGATTTTTAGTACTTATGGGTAACAATAAGTATTATGATAAAAAGAATTAAACATAGTTTAGAATATCTTATAGAAAAAAGCTTTCAGAAAAAAACATCTGAAAAAGAAGAAAAGTTATTGAATGATTTTGCTTTGTCAGAATATCAAAATTCCAAATGGGATGACCTTGCAATGGGAAGTAGTGAGCAAGCTTCCGTTAATATATTTGAAGGTATTCAACTTAGAATCGATAAAAAGAATACGTTTCATTTGTATCTAAAATATGTTGCTGCAGCCAGTATTGTTTTTTTAATTGGTTTGGGATTTTTATACAAGCCATCAACTTCTACCAAAAAACAATTGGTATTTACTAGTTCATCTTTACCCAAATCAATTCAATTAAGTGATGGTTCCAAAGTTTATTTGGCAGCCAATTCAAGATTAGACTATCCTGCTCAATTTGATGAAGAGGAAAGAAAAGTCTCTTTGCGAAAAGGGAACGCTTTTTTTGAGATTGCTAAAGACAAAAAACATCCTTTTATCATTAGTTCTGGTGGTATTAAAACAAAAGTTGTGGGAACATCATTCCATATTCAATTATCCAAATCAAAATGCGAAGTTATTGTGGTTACAGGAAGAGTGAATGTTACTGCAAAAGGGCAAAGTGTAGATTTAGTGCCTAATGAAATGGCTTCGTTTATGGCACAAAAGCTAACAAAACAACTAGCCGATGCATCTCTTTTAGTCAATTGGTATGCCAATGATGTAACTTTAAATCAAGCTACTCTTCAACAAGTGATTACCGTTTTGCAATACAAATACGGAGTGAAATTTGAATATAGCGATGAGGCTGTATTAGCCACTCCTGTTACTGTATTTATAGAAAAGGGCGCTTCTTTAAAAAGCGTTCTGCAACAAATAAATTATATAAACAATCTAAAATTTAATGTTTATGGAGAAATAGTAAAAGTGAATTAGAAATCAAAAAAAAGCAGTTGCTGAGAACAACTGCGATTAAAAATTAAGCATCGTAAAAACAATTACTTAAATTATGTATTTTAAACTAACCTATCTATCTCTAAAGAGGATCTTCTTTTTATCGTTGGCATTACTGTCCTTTCAAAGTGGCCACAGTACAGTCATTTTTCTTAAAAATTCAAATGTAAAAAATAAAATAGAAAAAGCAACACTTGTTTCTATTTTTTCAAAGTTGAGCCATCAAACGGGCTACAAATTCAGTTATGGTGAAGCCATAATCGCTGATAATACCGTATATACTGTAAATTATGCAAACGAGTCTGTA
Protein-coding sequences here:
- a CDS encoding helix-turn-helix domain-containing protein, whose protein sequence is MNVDLITKDDLERFKKELLEEIRRCQLYPRKPGQETRVWLKSFEVRKLLGISAGTLQNLRINGTLPYNKIGGLMYYRYEDIQKLMDGVSNVK
- a CDS encoding phosphatidylinositol-specific phospholipase C1-like protein: MKRILFACLIASALSYHSNAQSDNQKINQLQVIGSHNSYRQAIETDLYSIIQAKDTSRSLKGLQYTHIGLTEQLNKGLRNLEIDVYADSKGGKYAHPKGLDIVKANEAYDPKGLMQKPGFKVFHMPDIDFRTSCLTFEICLQELKKWSEANPNHIPIFITLEPKDGEANFFGTKPEDFTPQLFDALDKVIRKELGTDKLITPDMVRGKYKTLEEAVLHNNWPDLKKAQGRFLFILDNNGAKRDLYVLNHPSLKGRAVFVNADPGKPEAATLFRNNPEDATIPDLVKKGYLIRTRADADTKEARANDYSHFNAAKTSGAQIITTDYYLPSRFFDSPYQIKFDDSTYVRNNPVNGEKK
- a CDS encoding RNA polymerase sigma-70 factor: MKNTETFEKMYTDYWKKLNTFSFKMTQDKDLAQNIVQDVFIDLWERHKDLEIVAIEAYLFRAVKNQVFKHYQNNRFNKTIMEDKFEDYIIDNFSSVEPELADLLYALLEKLPEKRKEVLLMNKIQEMSIDQIAAELEISKQTVKNQLSAALKQLREGLKDLTWITPYLIISYKFFK
- a CDS encoding FecR family protein; translation: MIKRIKHSLEYLIEKSFQKKTSEKEEKLLNDFALSEYQNSKWDDLAMGSSEQASVNIFEGIQLRIDKKNTFHLYLKYVAAASIVFLIGLGFLYKPSTSTKKQLVFTSSSLPKSIQLSDGSKVYLAANSRLDYPAQFDEEERKVSLRKGNAFFEIAKDKKHPFIISSGGIKTKVVGTSFHIQLSKSKCEVIVVTGRVNVTAKGQSVDLVPNEMASFMAQKLTKQLADASLLVNWYANDVTLNQATLQQVITVLQYKYGVKFEYSDEAVLATPVTVFIEKGASLKSVLQQINYINNLKFNVYGEIVKVN